From a region of the Ovis aries strain OAR_USU_Benz2616 breed Rambouillet chromosome 2, ARS-UI_Ramb_v3.0, whole genome shotgun sequence genome:
- the LOC114112910 gene encoding cytochrome c oxidase subunit NDUFA4-like, producing MLRQIIGQAKKHPSLIPLFMFIRGTGAALYVTCLALFNPNVSWDRKNNLEPWSKLGPNDQYKFYSVNVDYSKLKKEGPDF from the coding sequence ATGCTCCGCCAGATCATCGGTCAGGCCAAGAAGCATCCTAGCTTGATTCCCCTCTTCATGTTTATTAGAGGGACTGGAGCAGCACTGTATGTCACGTGCCTGGCGTTGTTCAATCCCAATGTCAGTTGGGACAGAAAGAATAACCTAGAACCCTGGAGCAAACTAGGTCCTAATGATCAGTACAAGTTCTACTCTGTGAATGTAGATTACAgcaaactgaagaaagaaggTCCAGACTTCTAA
- the HTR1D gene encoding 5-hydroxytryptamine receptor 1D, translating into MSPPNQSGEGLLQGAPNRSLNATETPGAWDPGTLQALKIALAVVLSIVTLATVLSNAFVLTTIFLTRKLRSPANCLVGSLAVTDLLVSILVMPISIAYTTTHTWSFGQLLCDIWLSSDVTCCTASILHLCVIALDRYWAITDALEYSKRRTVRHAAAMIAMVWAISVCISIPPLFWRQAKTHEEMSDCLVNTSQISYTIYSTCGAFYIPSVLLIILYGRIYMAARNRILNPPSLYGKRFTTAHLITGSAGSSLCSLNPSLQQGHSHSAGSPLFFNHVKIKLADSVLERKRISAARERKATKTLGIILGAFIVCWLPFFVASLVLPICRDSCWIPPALFDFFTWLGYLNSLINPIIYTVFNEEFRQAFQKVVRFRKTS; encoded by the coding sequence ATGTCCCCCCCAAACCAGTCAGGAGAAGGTCTTCTGCAGGGGGCTCCCAACAGATCCCTGAATGCCACAGAAACTCCAGGCGCTTGGGACCCAGGGACGCTCCAGGCCCTCAAGATTGCTCTGGCCGTGGTCCTTTCCATCGTCACCCTGGCCACAGTCCTTTCCAATGCCTTTGTGCTCACCAccatcttcctgaccaggaagcTCCGCAGCCCAGCCAACTGCCTCGTTGGCTCCCTGGCGGTGACGGACCTGTTGGTGTCTATCTTGGTCATGCCCATCAGCATCGCCTACACCACCACCCACACCTGGAGCTTCGGCCAACTCCTGTGTGACATCTGGCTGTCTTCTGACGTCACATGCTGCACGGCCTCCATCCTGCACCTCTGTGTCATTGCTCTGGACAGGTACTGGGCCATCACGGATGCGCTGGAGTACAGTAAACGCCGGACTGTGCGCCACGCGGCCGCCATGATCGCCATGGTCTGGGCCATCTCGGTCTGcatctccatcccacccctcttttGGCGGCAGGCCAAAACTCACGAAGAGATGTCGGACTGCCTGGTGAACACGTCTCAGATCTCCTACACCATCTACTCCACCTGTGGGGCCTTCTACATCCCGTCCGTGTTGCTCATCATCCTCTACGGCCGTATCTACATGGCCGCCCGGAACCGCATCCTGAATCCGCCGTCCCTCTACGGGAAGCGCTTCACCACCGCGCATCTCATCACAGGCTCTGCAGGGTCCTCGCTGTGCTCGCTCAACCCCAGCCTTCAGCAGGGGCATTCTCATTCAGCCGGCTCCCCTCTCTTTTTTAACCACGTGAAAATCAAGCTTGCCGATAGTGTCCTGGAACGCAAGAGGATTTCTGCTGCCCGGGAGAGGAAAGCCACAAAAACCCTGGGCATCATTCTGGGGGCCTTTATCGTCTGCTGGCTGCCCTTCTTTGTAGCATCTCTGGTCCTTCCCATCTGCAGAGACTCCTGCTGGATCCCCCCAGCACTTTTTGACTTTTTCACCTGGCTAGGCTATCTTAACTCCCTCATCAATCCAATAATCTATACTGTGTTTAACGAAGAGTTTCGGCAAGCGTTTCAGAAAGTTGTCCGTTTCAGGAAAACCTCTTAG